ATTTAATTTCAACAGAAATCATTCACCTAAATCTAATTTTGTTGACTAGTCAACCTAGTAAAATTTTTGGAGCATTATTTCCCTTTCCATTCCATTTgcagttttgattttttttttaccaatcgaCCAAACTCTgactcaaatttattattttgaaagatttCATGTGTAACAACCGCCACCTATATAGTCTTCAGAATCTTCTGCATTATGTTTTCCAGCCATAGCTACCGTTTCCAATCATgaatttatttcctttttcgTTTATGCACTCAGCATCGTTGCTTCTTTTAGTATTATCGTTGCCGCTGAACTCTCGGTTTTTTTAGAGCATTTATGAGACTTGCTACCGTATTTTCCACAACTAAAACATATTGCATGAAGTCCTTCATATTCCCAGTCAAAATTATAACAACGAATCATAATGAATGAAACAAGAGGTTTTTCAAGATCAATTTCCACACATATTCAAACCTCTGGAATGCATGGACGTTAATCTATCAATCTTGAAAACTCAGCATTATGTAATTCCATTAGTATTGCACAATGAGGTAATGATCTACAACAAGCCATGGTCCTTCAAATAGAGCATAAGCATAATCCTCCATCCCCGCTTCATATATATTTCCACTTGATTGCTACTACTTTGATCACTAtctttgttttcattttctttctctttgtGTTGCTACGGCGAACTCACCATGTTTTAGTATTAGTTGTTACTATCCCTGTTTCCGATCACGTTAATTGATAACAAGCAAATTGTTGCGAAGCAAATCAATAGAAAATTGGTGACAAGCGATGAAAAGGGAAACTGTGGCATGGCACTCCATTCAATTTGTTAGTAAATcacatagttataaattaatatccaatggaaaaattaaatgaaatatactataataatttttttttagtttttgttatacataatagtaaatattgaattttgtttatgatAAAACGTAAGGACATAGTATTCCATCTAATAGGATCGGTATTGAACTAAATCTAAGTTatggataaaaaaattagtataacatttataaataatgaaatgattttttattttattttttatgaaagatATTTCCTTAAATACAAAAGTAGACAAATGAttcataaaaatgataatttattcatttgtttagagaataaatatatcaaaatacttTAATTCATGAATGTACCGTGAAAAccatctttttttctttatagtGAAACaaggttttatttttttatttctaaaaagtaaaattttatggtcattttaatatatataagacACTACTAAAGATATCAATAACCactaaataaaaagttatttgttTCTAACCGCTGGTTCAACTTAAAATTGTTGATATTGTTAGATTGAACGTCTTGTTTCATATTCAAACTCGAGACCTcgtgatttatttattttagagttGGATATATGGATTGAATTTTCGCGGTCAGTCCCTTTAACCCGTAGCTTGGGCGAGCTATATATAGACTAAAGTTTTGTGATCTAGCTAAATTTTGATTCATGTGGGTTGAATCGTTCAGACGTCAGTTAAGAGATTTAAATCAACAGATTCACCGATTGATCCGCGATCTTGATCggttaataattttttggaaataatttatataatattttatcatattttgtatTATACTCTTAATACATTTAATGTTGGTTTGGAATATTAAGTTCTTTTAAGTTGTATTTGTGGTATTTTCTTACTTAATAGTTACAAGTTATTATTGTTTGTAAAAAAGTGGTTTCAAGTTCAATCCTTAGgtgatattttgatgataacaaaacaaataaagaagAACAACTATATTCtaactatatttattaattatggaGATTAAGTTAAAAGGTAAAGATTTATATTAACGATTATCTATTTAATAGTAGCACAATTTATGAGTAAATTAGAGATAATAATCTAAGTGTTTTAAATACAAAGAATATTATCatagtaattatatttaataataaagtaagTCATAATATAGCAATAAGAAGCATTGCAACATACATATAATAATCTAAGTCCTAGTCAAAGCATTAAAGACAACAACTCAATGATTGATCTTCTTAAGACAAAGGAAAAAAAGACTACAAATAATTATCTGTCTTTGAATAAAGACCCTTGTTGGTCCTCTGACccaaatattaaaacaaaaaagctCAAAATAAAGCCTATGATACAGTCAATATCATAATACAAGTTAAATCTTCTGATGAATAAAGAAAGAGGAtttacactacaagaaaaaccttaatttgtggctaattttacaaatattttgtggccgaaaaaaaccctcacaaattagtgaccgaaaaagccctcacaaatacaaaaattgaaattggtttttatttatggctGAAAAAGACCTCacaaatgtttaaaaatttaggtggattttgtggttgcctaagccctcacaaaatcacaacgttgtgattttgtgagggcttaggcagccacaaaatccacctaaatttttaagatttttgtgagggctttttcagccacaaaatctaaattttgttagggtaaaggccgccacaaatgcctaaAGGGACGTtacactttgtggctgcaaaggccgccacaaaagcctGAGCCTTTgcattttgtggctgcaaaggccgccacaaaagcctGAGCCTTTgcattttgtggctgcaaaggccgccacaaaagcctGAGCCTTTgcattttgtggctgcaaaggccgccacaaaagccaGGGACGTtacactttgtggctgcaaaggccgccacaaaagcctGAGCCTTTgcattttgtggctgcaaaggccgccacaaaagaatAAAGTTACGTGGCATTTTTtggccgcccaggccgccacaaagttTTATACTTGTTACAGCCACAAAGGATCAACCAAATCCTATATATATTACTTCACTCCTCTcatcatttttcacttctaaGTTCTCTCTAAACCCCccttctaaattttctctccaccttctctctacaaaaaatATTCCTCCAACGTTGCttcaattttggtaagtttatattatattatatatttagttttttatttattttttatttgaagttatttatgtaattaatattattgaatttttactTTGACATTGGTTGTTAATTACTTCGAAGAGTTCTAAGCTCTGTACAtgaaagcttcaagtcagacactacccgacatcaagttagtattttctacattttaaatttagattagtaaatatatatgtgatattataaatatatttatattatttttaaaatatagattagtaatatgtgttattatagatttatttttaatttaattttaatttaattttaatttaatttaattttaatttaattttaatttaatttaattttaatttaattttaatttaatttaattttaatttaattttaatttaatttaattttaatttaattttaatttaatttaattttaatttaattttaatttaatttaattttaatttaattttaatttaatttaattttaatttaattttaatttaatttaattttaatttaattttaatttaatttaattttaatttaattttaatttaatttaattttaatttaattttaatttaatttaattttaatttaattttaatttaatttaattttaatttaattttaatttaatttaattttaatttaattttaatttaatttaattttaatttaattttaatttaatttaattttaatttaattttaatttaatttaattttaatttaattttaatttaatttaattttaatttaattttaatttaatttaattttaattttaattttaatttaattttaattttaatttttttttaatttaaattaatgtttaattataattataattataatttaaatattatattttaaatttaatttaaatgataattaaattgtaatattatatttttaatttaaatgtttaatttatattcagattagtttattatatattaaatttattttatattgatattatattttaaatttaatttaaatttaaatttagttgtaatttaaatttaattgtaatttacatttaaattttcaatttatattcatattaatttattatatataatattataataaagtattaatttcgaatttaaaaaattaattttttaatatacttaatattttgtggcggcctaagctctcacaaaatattaattttttaatctgggtgatcctttgtggcggcctaaaccctcacaaaggcaggtttttgtggctgcaaaggccctcACAAATGGCAACGTGTTTTACAAGCTTTGTGggtgcaaaagccctcacaaaagtttgtgatcagcttatttgtggctgcctaaggccgccacaaatagcCCATTTGTGACTGCTATTTTCCCTTTGTGAGGGGGCCCTCACAAATTCCTTCTTTTCTTGTAGTGCTACTAACGTTTTATGATTTACAAAATAGTTCGTTTAACCGCAAATCAACgtgaataaaatattactaatcgCTAACAAGTCAGTTTACAACTAACTGAACaccaataaagaaaaaaaatattaatatatcaacagtaattaaaataaaaacaaatcaaatgGAGCACCTTcaatttaaataactaaattcaacgttaaaaacttaaatgcaAAAATCTACAAATTAAACTGGgtcaaaaatgaagaaaaaaaatacaaattatattatatcCTCGTTTAAGATGAATCATTTGTCCCCATGCTTGCTATTTTTATCAAGTTCTTGTTCACCTGACCCCACACTGCAAATTAAAGCCACCAAATACATCATAAAATTctatacacaaaaatacactacataatcgatttacattgacacaaatttaacaaataaaacttTGACGgataaaatatgagaaatagAGGGAAGTGAGAAATATAAGTCACACTCATAGCACAAATATTGATAATCATAAAATCATGAGGTAACATattgatcaaaattaaaattaatatgtgaAATGAGgttaaactattattatatctgacttttttttaaaagtaaccaaaataaaaaataaaataaaaagaatactaaaatgttttactttttaatccGATGTCTCATTCACGCCCTGTGACGAActggagatttttttttttttctgtgaaATAGGAGGTTGCATCCATGCGATCATGTACAAGTTtttaaactttctttttttcttttcattttagcatttgaataattgtttatttaaataattaaaaatatgtcaaaatgaataacgtgttatattattttaacaactcactcttattttgtagataaatttatattattataatcacTCTGtcctattttataaataaattagtcatttaattctattttttttctcgagatctaataaataaataataattattattattattataattaaaaataataaattatattaataatataaaataaaatgcattaaataaaaaaaaatacatcaaattgaaaaaaatacgTCAATTAAGTGAacatcattaatttaaatttaatgtatttttttttcaagataaAACAAAAGTTGTGTGAATTTTTTATGTAGTGATTTGACACTTAAATAAGTTTCAATCGTAACTATCTAAATTTAATAATCTCATATTAAATTTTCTCTCATTCATACATCTCCTTACATATCTATAATAATATAACGACAACTCAAGAGTTAACTACCAGTCACTATTGCTTGGTCGTATCTTTTTCTATACAGATATGTTCGTTTATAGTCCACCTCAacttattatttgttaaaaaacaaaCCTCCAAAATTTACTCTAACAGAAaaggtaaaaattaaaaaaattgaaattaaaagaaCAAATAAATACCTGGACGATTTAGGTGCATCCTTTGGCGTAATTGGTGGATGTTGTTCACCATGAAACAACCTACTCAATTCTGTATCATAATCATCATATGCACTTTGGACATCGACACCAAAATAATTATGTTCCAAATCTCCTTGTGTTGCCATCAAATTAGAATTTTCCTCCATGAGTTGAATGTCAGCACCATTGCTAAATACACCACTCACTCCCGTTTCAACATTCACTTCCAACTCATTTTTTGAATCAATGGAAGTAATATTGTTAACATCATTAGGGATGATATGACTAagcataaaattattattttcactatTGTCGTAAAAATAAGATCGATCACCAATATTGTTACATATTGGATCATTTGGAATTTGGCAACTAGTAGAAGGCatcgaaataaaattattaccCATTGGTAGAAGATTTTGTTGTTGTGAAGCGTAATTTTGCTTACAAATATTTAGTaaattttgtatataatttaattcTAACCTGGCATTATGTAACTTACCTTGAAGAATATTAATAACACCGGTACATCCATAAATTGGAAACATAGAACGAATATTGGACTCATAAATAATTGACGTCATTGCTTCAtcttttttatcattgtttatgcGTTTTAGTAATTTTGAAATGCTGGAAACACCATACAAACGATGAGCATTGCTAAAAGTTTTTGGTTTATTGGCTGGAAAATAAGGAGCTAAAGGACAATCTTTAGAACACTTTCTTCTTTGAAATTTGCAAGATGCACAAGCCTTGTTTGAGCTTCTTTTGTTAATATCCATTGGTAGGAGTAAGAGTGTTTAGTATCAAAAGAAATAAACAATTAGAGAAAAGAGAATAGCTCtccctctatatatatatacatatccTATTAATTAGATAAGTTTTGCTCAACGAAAAAAACCATTAAAAACTGTTTAATGgatatgatatgataaagaGCACGATAAAGATAAGATAGGATATGGACAGGATAATGTTATGGGTTTTATGTGCACATATATAGTAACAAACttgataaaattagtttatcaTATTTAGTGTTTGATACACAACAGATAACCaaatgatattatttatattttaattaaatgataaatttgtccttataatctatttaattattttttatttcaaaaaaacatttatatatgtttttataaataaatataaaatgctaaaaatgtaaatattttatgatttctcTATCCATAAAAAATGTAAGTAATTTTATAtactgaaaaaaaaatttatttatctatccATCACAATTGAAGAATGACTCACTAtcataaaaatgtaaataattaatgaaataattttatatacttgaaaaaattgtaatttcTCAATTGTAAACCTATTTTTATAGAACTTTAAGAGGGTATTTACcctctattttatcttattttataattttgatgtcaacttcttcttatttattcctttttttatgatatttgtaGAATTGATCATGATATGATAAAATAAGTCAAATTGGTCAAATCTACTAAGTTTTGAGTGCAAAAAACTTATCATGTTTAATATTCCAATTAATGAGTACATGAGTTTGTTGCACACTTCAAGGTtgaattttatgataacaaaatgtTGCCAAAGAAAGGAGAAAATTGTTGTCATAGGAGGAAGGTTGTTGCAAAAAAGTAGGATATTACAAGTGAAACCATGACTCTAGGTTTACTTTTCATTAAGTCAAAAGTTGTGTTGTTATATACACTTGCGGAATTTTGCACAACAAGTTTTTGGCGTCGGGGACTGATTTAacaatatttagtttaattttaattattttattcaaaaatagaaaaataaatctatttgtttaaattttagttgttactattatttatatatttaattttttaatatgtcttttttctttgttattattatcatttcaattttattttgaactttAGTATattaaaaagcaaaaaaatttatttatttaattgttattaattttattagtttactttttattttttttggttactTGTGCATGTTCACCTACTCCTTAGAGCCTATTTGCAGTTGATTTTGGTTTTTGTAGAATAAAAAACATGGCCAAGAGAAAAACTATGGGAGATTATATCCTGTATAACCAAGAAAGAGTCAAAGCTAAGAGAAAAACTATGAGAGATTACATCCTAGTCAACCAAGAACAAATCAAACCTAAGAGGAAAACAATGcgtaaatatatattataggcAAAATTGGAAGATCTTAAAAGGCAATTAAAGACATTTCTTCCTCCTCTTTGTCAATTTTGTGACTCAGTGGGGCATCATAGTCAAGACTGcccaataaaaaattattgggaTTACTATGAGATATGCCCTAGCGAGGATCAATCCCTACTTCTCCAAGTGGAACATTGCTTACATACCACCTTGCATGCAACCATAAAATCCAAAGCAAGAAAATGAGCTAGATATTGATGAAAGACTTACAACCTTGATGCAAAATACCATTCCCCATTTATCTCAAAGGCCTCAATAAGCATACTCACTCAAACTGAGCCCAAGACAAATGAAGTTGAAATTGTCAGTATCACTATTGATGAAGAGTTGAATGAAGAACTTGGACATGAGATACAAATGTctattgaaagagaaaaaaccCTTAAGGAAGAGACTAATTTTGAGGAGAATCAATGAAACCATATGGTTATAGTCAAAAACAAAAAGGAAGATACCCCAATCATTTTTGGAAAGACTATATTAACCATGGGTGATGCTATAGTTGAGGTAGAAAAGAGAAAAGTGACTTTAAGATGTGGTAggaaatatgtttttaatgatttaaattCGTCTAAAAAATTCtctcatattatttatttatattttgataatgtGGTTGTTACTAAAGATTTTGGTGACTCTAAGATGCAAGACCATTTGGATAAATATCTTATTTTGCAGGACCCTAGCATGATATAATGGTAGGTGAAAATGAAATTAGACATAAAAAGAACAAATAATATGAACCACATGATTAGAAAGTTAAGATGGAGCAATGCTTTAAAGATGAAATTTGTCATTGGAAAGTCGTCTGATTAATTCTCAAGCTACTGTCAAGTCAAGACGTTAAACAAGTGCTTCGCAGAAGGAAAagtgtatttatttatattttattttattatagtttgaatttattatttttgttggttatttttatttttaggaaaTAAAAGCTGCAACTAGAAGCTCTTTCAAGGAAGTCACTTTTACTTTCTCTCGTTTATTTGTTCATTTAGTCTAGTATAATATTTTGCCTTGAGGACCATACTTATTGCTAGTGTGGGGGATAaaatgtattttgatgtttgaccTCGTGTAGTGTTTGTGACGACATCTTTGTTGGCTTATTTTACTTAGATTATGTGTTTGAAGTTTATCCTATAAGTCATTACTGCGTTTTATTTTTGAGCAAGACCTAACGATGAGCATGTTGTTAGGGCTAAGTTGAAACTATGAAATTATATTTGCTAGATAAAGAGGTTCCTTAGTTTTGACACAAGAATTTCATGTTGTGAATAAGTTGAGGTGTCCTGAGATTGACCAAAACTGAAACACTTAAGCCTAATTTTAAGTAAACTAAATTCTTAACCTAAGACAATTGAGGAGTAAAAACTTCATGAACAAaatgacaagaaaaagaaataattgaCAACTTAGTTTgaagaattaaatatatatatatatatatatatatatatatatatatatatatatatatatatatatatttattgtttttttttttttcttttttttttataNNNNNNNNNNNNNNNNNNNNNNNNNNNNNNNNNNNNNNNNNNNNNNNNNNNNNNNNNNNNNNNNNNNNNNNNNNNNNNNNNNNNNNNNNNNNNNNNNNNNNNNttttttttttctaaaagtaattaagaacgaacaaagaaataaatcaggaaatgcttttggataaataattgagtcattataatttacgcagcggaaaagtttctccaattataaatccaaaacatttttacataaacatcaaatggtacatggaacccattcaaagatgatatcaaactgataatatttgtataagtacagttttccaaaactaaaatactccaaaccaaaaagaaggacccctagtccctatacatcatcctaatctgatcatcctaccaaaaactatacaccctgagtaatctccacgcgccccgtgagatcctcctaacacaacagcagtcaagcgttcccatctccatccctgtccgtagggtacgaaccagtagggccgtcctgactctcatctgagggcaaagcccagatttccacaatagtgtaaagggtcaccaaccagaaaata
The genomic region above belongs to Cicer arietinum cultivar CDC Frontier isolate Library 1 chromosome 4, Cicar.CDCFrontier_v2.0, whole genome shotgun sequence and contains:
- the LOC101493950 gene encoding uncharacterized protein, which encodes MDINKRSSNKACASCKFQRRKCSKDCPLAPYFPANKPKTFSNAHRLYGVSSISKLLKRINNDKKDEAMTSIIYESNIRSMFPIYGCTGVINILQGKLHNARLELNYIQNLLNICKQNYASQQQNLLPMGNNFISMPSTSCQIPNDPICNNIGDRSYFYDNSENNNFMLSHIIPNDVNNITSIDSKNELEVNVETGVSGVFSNGADIQLMEENSNLMATQGDLEHNYFGVDVQSAYDDYDTELSRLFHGEQHPPITPKDAPKSSSVGSGEQELDKNSKHGDK